From Aliarcobacter butzleri, the proteins below share one genomic window:
- a CDS encoding ATP-binding protein — MIKYIQNKQIRNITAVNLDFIREQYLSKLTSKNRLVGLIGQRGVGKTTLLLQYLKQNFKALEYLYFSADDVYIINSSIYDIADEFVRLGGKVIVIDEIHKYQNWANEIKTIYDSFPELIIRFSGSSMLNILNEKFDLSRRCVISYVKPLSFREFLKLSENINVPQLSFEEILNNHNELSSTLALENPTLYKSFFKYLQIGFYPFFIEDEIEYKNKLFNACEKIINEDIPSLNKIEYTHLSIFKKFIAKLIYAKVPFKVNIAELCREFGVSHPTLATYLEILQNSKLIKPIKKQSNNISKKPEKLLFGNTNLLYTFADEFGVEVDIGTVRETFFTSCFDTIYYSDIGDFSVDGYIFEIGGKNKKFTQIKDINNSYLVIDTDYTMEKNKIPLWLFGLLY; from the coding sequence AACCGACTTGTTGGACTTATTGGGCAAAGAGGTGTGGGAAAAACTACACTTTTGCTTCAATACCTAAAACAAAACTTCAAAGCTCTTGAATATCTCTATTTTAGTGCCGATGATGTTTATATCATCAATAGTTCAATTTATGATATAGCCGATGAATTTGTAAGACTTGGTGGGAAAGTAATTGTAATTGATGAAATACATAAATACCAAAATTGGGCGAATGAGATAAAAACCATTTATGACAGTTTCCCTGAACTTATCATCCGATTTAGTGGTTCTTCAATGCTAAATATTTTAAATGAAAAATTTGATTTAAGCAGAAGATGTGTTATAAGTTATGTAAAACCTCTAAGTTTCAGAGAGTTTTTGAAACTCTCTGAAAATATCAATGTTCCACAACTCTCTTTTGAAGAGATTCTAAACAATCACAATGAATTAAGTAGCACTTTAGCCCTAGAAAATCCAACTTTGTATAAAAGTTTTTTTAAATATCTTCAAATAGGTTTTTATCCATTTTTTATAGAAGATGAAATTGAATACAAAAATAAACTTTTTAATGCGTGTGAAAAAATCATCAATGAAGATATTCCCTCTTTAAATAAAATAGAATATACACACCTAAGTATTTTTAAAAAATTTATAGCAAAACTAATTTATGCAAAAGTACCATTTAAAGTAAATATTGCCGAACTTTGCAGAGAATTTGGAGTTTCTCACCCTACTTTAGCAACATATTTAGAGATTTTACAAAACTCAAAACTGATTAAACCCATCAAAAAACAGTCAAATAATATCTCCAAAAAACCAGAAAAACTACTCTTTGGAAATACAAATTTGCTTTACACTTTCGCCGATGAGTTTGGTGTGGAAGTAGATATTGGAACTGTGAGAGAAACATTTTTTACAAGTTGTTTTGACACGATTTATTATAGTGATATTGGAGATTTTAGTGTAGATGGATATATCTTTGAAATTGGTGGGAAAAATAAAAAATTCACCCAAATCAAAGATATAAATAACAGTTATCTAGTCATAGATACAGACTACACCATGGAAAAAAATAAAATTCCACTATGGCTTTTTGGGCTTTTATATTGA